In candidate division WOR-3 bacterium, the following proteins share a genomic window:
- a CDS encoding type III PLP-dependent enzyme, which produces MKKKANNNRTYLKELKDSFPRLARKYGTPLFILSRTLLLAQLARFRKLLPRVEPFYAVKANPNPEVIKTLVQEGCGFDVASEPEIEWVLAAGASPEKVIFANTIKRTSAIQYACRNQVNLMTFDSEYELNKIARYAPGAKVLVRIKVPNVGSVVELSLKFGAEPADALSLLLKAQKLGLEPVGVSFHVGSQCTHGNNYLDALELTKMIVTEGRTKGLNLTIVDIGGGFPIRHFDTDEDWFAQMAPALNMELSRLFKDDVRIIAEPGRAVVGPAGFLLLSVIGKSIRNNKHWYYLDDGVYGGLSGTVFDHCKYQFQALKKGPTQLTTLAGPTCDSLDIISTAEELPELELGDLVYAKNIGAYSIAHATNFNGIPPPKTIFIP; this is translated from the coding sequence GTGAAGAAAAAAGCCAATAACAACAGAACCTATTTAAAAGAACTGAAGGACTCCTTTCCCCGGCTTGCAAGAAAATATGGCACCCCCTTATTTATTCTCAGCCGCACCCTGCTCTTAGCCCAGCTTGCCCGGTTTCGCAAACTCCTGCCCCGGGTTGAACCATTTTATGCGGTCAAGGCAAATCCAAACCCTGAGGTGATAAAGACCCTTGTCCAAGAGGGCTGCGGTTTTGATGTGGCATCCGAACCGGAAATTGAATGGGTTCTTGCTGCGGGCGCATCACCGGAAAAGGTCATCTTTGCCAACACCATCAAACGGACCAGTGCCATTCAATATGCTTGCCGCAACCAGGTCAACCTGATGACCTTTGACTCCGAATATGAACTGAACAAGATTGCCCGGTATGCCCCTGGGGCAAAGGTGCTTGTCCGCATCAAGGTACCCAATGTCGGCTCAGTAGTTGAACTGTCGCTCAAGTTCGGTGCCGAACCTGCAGATGCCCTTTCGCTTTTGTTAAAGGCCCAAAAACTTGGTCTGGAACCGGTTGGCGTCTCCTTCCATGTCGGCTCTCAGTGCACCCATGGCAACAACTACCTTGACGCCTTGGAGTTAACCAAAATGATTGTCACTGAAGGGAGAACCAAGGGTCTGAATCTAACAATAGTTGATATCGGCGGCGGTTTCCCGATTCGCCACTTTGACACCGATGAGGACTGGTTTGCCCAGATGGCACCGGCATTGAATATGGAACTTTCCCGCCTGTTTAAAGACGATGTCCGCATCATCGCCGAACCCGGTCGCGCCGTGGTTGGACCTGCCGGCTTTCTCTTGCTCTCGGTTATCGGCAAATCCATCCGCAACAACAAGCACTGGTACTACCTTGACGATGGTGTCTACGGTGGGCTTTCCGGGACCGTGTTTGACCATTGCAAATATCAGTTCCAGGCTCTAAAAAAAGGACCGACACAATTAACAACCCTTGCTGGACCTACCTGCGACTCCCTTGACATTATCTCTACCGCAGAAGAACTGCCCGAACTGGAATTGGGGGACTTGGTTTATGCTAAAAATATCGGTGCCTATTCAATTGCCCATGCCACCAACTTTAACGGGATTCCACCCCCAAAGACCATCTTCATTCCTTAA
- a CDS encoding zinc-dependent alcohol dehydrogenase family protein, whose protein sequence is MRAMQLTKTAPVETAPLQPVEMPLPEPGLNELRIKVLACGVCHTDIHEIEGDIKPPHLPLIVGHEIVGVVDKLGAGVKEPKIGTRVGIPWLASTCGKCHFCKTSRENLCEEIKFTGFHTDGGYAQYTICRAGFCYPLPENLAIANLAPLLCAGVIGYRSLKRADVQPETNVGLYGFGASAHICLQILKHWHCWVAVFTRTKSHQEHARELGADWVGTAKEKPPYKLASAIIFAPAGELVPLALSHLDKGATLALAGIHMSPIPEMDYSLIYHERKICSVANSTRQDVIELLSLAEEIPLKTTVTTFPLEQANQALLAVKKSGINGAAVLLNEIVHA, encoded by the coding sequence ATGCGCGCAATGCAACTTACCAAGACCGCTCCTGTTGAAACCGCGCCTCTACAGCCGGTGGAAATGCCTTTGCCTGAACCGGGTCTAAATGAACTGCGCATCAAGGTTCTTGCCTGCGGGGTGTGTCATACCGACATCCACGAGATTGAGGGTGATATCAAACCTCCCCATCTGCCCCTAATTGTCGGGCATGAGATTGTGGGTGTTGTTGACAAACTTGGCGCAGGTGTCAAGGAGCCCAAAATTGGCACAAGGGTTGGGATCCCCTGGCTTGCTTCAACCTGTGGGAAATGCCATTTCTGCAAAACCAGCCGGGAAAACCTCTGCGAAGAGATAAAATTCACCGGCTTTCATACCGATGGCGGCTATGCCCAATACACAATCTGCCGTGCCGGCTTCTGCTACCCTTTGCCAGAGAATCTGGCTATTGCCAATCTTGCACCGCTCCTGTGCGCGGGGGTGATTGGCTATCGCAGCCTGAAACGGGCTGATGTCCAACCAGAAACTAATGTGGGTCTTTATGGATTTGGCGCATCTGCCCACATCTGCCTGCAGATTCTAAAACACTGGCATTGTTGGGTTGCGGTCTTTACAAGAACGAAGAGCCATCAGGAACACGCCCGGGAGTTAGGTGCAGACTGGGTTGGCACCGCAAAGGAAAAGCCGCCATACAAACTTGCCAGCGCCATTATCTTTGCACCAGCAGGCGAACTTGTGCCCCTTGCCCTTTCCCATCTTGACAAAGGTGCAACCTTGGCACTTGCCGGCATTCATATGAGCCCGATACCGGAGATGGACTACTCCTTAATTTACCACGAGCGCAAAATCTGCTCGGTTGCCAACAGCACCCGTCAGGATGTGATTGAACTTTTAAGTCTTGCCGAAGAAATTCCGTTAAAGACAACAGTCACCACCTTTCCCCTTGAACAGGCAAATCAAGCGCTCCTTGCGGTCAAAAAGAGTGGGATTAATGGCGCGGCGGTGCTGTTAAACGAAATTGTTCACGCTTGA
- a CDS encoding cytoplasmic protein: protein MNKRKIALFAFNSEPVVFAHCLLNGLDMQAKGWDVKVIIEGDATKQVSLLRNETKPFASLWLKAKRAKLIDCVCRACAQKNTVVPAVIEQALTLCDEMDGHPSVARYLEEGYEILIF, encoded by the coding sequence ATGAACAAAAGAAAGATTGCGCTTTTTGCCTTTAATTCGGAACCGGTTGTCTTTGCCCACTGCCTTTTGAACGGCTTGGATATGCAGGCAAAGGGCTGGGATGTAAAGGTGATAATTGAGGGGGATGCGACCAAGCAGGTTTCGCTTCTGCGCAATGAGACCAAGCCTTTTGCCAGCCTCTGGCTCAAGGCGAAAAGGGCAAAACTGATTGACTGTGTTTGCCGTGCGTGCGCCCAGAAGAATACGGTTGTGCCCGCGGTGATTGAGCAGGCTCTTACCCTTTGCGATGAGATGGATGGTCATCCGAGTGTTGCCCGTTATCTTGAAGAGGGGTATGAAATCTTGATTTTCTGA
- a CDS encoding methyltransferase domain-containing protein, with protein MSENRFDELAEKYDSWYDTKGRLAFAIELAALRPLLKNLPHPWLELGVGTGRFAQALGIKKGVDPSVRLLEFARKRGIEVIKARGENLPFGDGSFGTVFLLTTWEFLNEPEKVLKEIYRVLKPEGMLVNGYLDKSGKWGKSYIEKAKAGHPLFSLARFYDYDEVVRITEGCGFKVVRTVSTLFQGPEETKDLEEPKEGFHKGASFVVLLARKSDTRG; from the coding sequence ATGAGCGAGAACCGGTTTGACGAACTGGCAGAAAAGTATGACTCCTGGTATGACACCAAGGGCAGGCTGGCATTTGCGATTGAACTTGCCGCCTTAAGACCGCTTCTTAAAAATTTGCCCCATCCCTGGCTTGAGCTCGGTGTTGGCACAGGGAGGTTTGCGCAGGCTCTGGGAATAAAGAAAGGTGTTGACCCTTCAGTTAGACTTTTGGAGTTTGCGCGCAAACGGGGCATTGAGGTGATAAAGGCGCGGGGCGAAAACCTGCCGTTTGGTGACGGTTCTTTTGGCACGGTCTTTCTCCTGACCACCTGGGAGTTTCTCAACGAGCCGGAAAAGGTGCTGAAGGAGATTTACCGGGTGCTGAAGCCTGAAGGGATGCTGGTTAACGGTTACCTTGACAAATCTGGCAAATGGGGAAAAAGTTATATTGAAAAGGCAAAGGCTGGTCATCCCTTATTCAGCCTGGCGAGGTTTTATGACTACGACGAGGTTGTTCGGATAACTGAAGGGTGCGGGTTTAAGGTCGTTCGCACAGTTTCCACCCTTTTTCAGGGTCCTGAGGAGACCAAGGACTTGGAGGAGCCAAAGGAGGGTTTTCACAAAGGGGCAAGTTTTGTTGTTCTCCTCGCCCGAAAGAGTGATACCAGGGGTTAG
- a CDS encoding PKD domain-containing protein has product MKNLSKSAVAVTVILLSFTVCKRNIAPDKPTTPSGPSIGSINVSYQFSSTATDPDGDSIAIRFSWGDGDTSDWSALVPSGDTVTLSHFWQTAGTYNIQAQARDAKGILSPWSEAHQIAIISVWQKTFGGLDCDCGYSVQQTSDGGYIIAGFTMSFGADDWDVYLIKTDANGNLLWERTFGGENDDRGYSVQETKYGGYIIVGETYSYGGWSNVYLIKTDANGNQQWQKTFGGSYWDEGCSVQQTSDGGYIIAGRTRSYGAGYYDVYLIKTDANGNQQWQKTFGGLYWDEGCSVQQTSDGGYIIAGGTEYDVYLIKTDANGNLLWERTFGGENDDWGCSVQQTSDGGYIIAGFTMSFGAGDWDVYLIKTDGNGNLLWERTFGGENDDRGYSVQQTSDEGYIIAGYTWSFGAGRADVYLIKTDDNGNPLWQKTFGGSSWDDGFSIQQTLDGGFIIAGSTGSFGAGNCDVYLIKTDSEGNTVSR; this is encoded by the coding sequence ATGAAGAACTTATCTAAAAGTGCCGTTGCCGTAACGGTCATTCTACTGTCTTTTACTGTCTGCAAAAGAAATATCGCCCCTGACAAACCCACAACCCCTTCTGGACCTTCTATTGGGAGTATAAATGTCTCCTATCAATTTTCATCCACCGCAACTGACCCTGATGGCGACAGCATTGCCATCAGATTTTCCTGGGGTGATGGCGACACATCAGATTGGAGTGCGTTAGTTCCTTCTGGTGATACCGTTACTTTAAGCCACTTCTGGCAAACTGCTGGCACCTATAACATTCAGGCGCAGGCAAGGGATGCGAAAGGTATCCTATCCCCTTGGTCTGAGGCTCATCAAATCGCCATAATCAGTGTCTGGCAAAAGACCTTCGGTGGCTTAGATTGTGATTGCGGTTATTCGGTTCAACAGACCTCAGATGGCGGGTATATTATCGCTGGCTTTACTATGTCTTTTGGTGCAGATGATTGGGATGTCTATCTAATCAAGACCGATGCAAATGGCAATCTCTTGTGGGAGAGGACATTTGGCGGCGAAAATGATGATCGGGGTTATTCAGTTCAAGAGACCAAATATGGTGGCTATATTATCGTGGGCGAGACTTATTCTTATGGTGGATGGTCTAATGTCTATTTAATCAAGACCGATGCAAATGGCAATCAACAGTGGCAAAAGACCTTTGGCGGATCATATTGGGATGAGGGCTGTTCGGTTCAGCAGACCTCAGATGGCGGGTATATTATCGCTGGCAGAACCAGGTCTTATGGTGCAGGTTATTATGATGTCTATTTAATCAAGACCGATGCAAATGGCAATCAACAGTGGCAAAAGACCTTTGGCGGATTATATTGGGATGAGGGCTGTTCGGTTCAGCAGACCTCAGATGGCGGGTATATTATCGCTGGTGGGACTGAGTATGATGTCTATTTAATCAAGACCGATGCAAATGGCAATCTCTTGTGGGAAAGGACATTTGGCGGCGAAAATGATGATTGGGGCTGTTCGGTTCAGCAGACCTCAGATGGCGGGTATATTATCGCTGGCTTTACTATGTCTTTTGGTGCAGGTGATTGGGATGTCTATCTAATCAAGACCGATGGCAATGGCAATCTCTTGTGGGAGAGGACATTTGGCGGCGAAAATGATGATCGGGGTTATTCGGTTCAACAGACCTCAGATGAGGGCTATATCATTGCCGGTTATACCTGGTCTTTTGGTGCAGGCAGGGCTGATGTCTATCTAATCAAGACTGATGACAACGGCAATCCCTTGTGGCAAAAAACCTTTGGTGGTTCATCATGGGATGATGGGTTTTCAATTCAACAGACTTTAGATGGCGGGTTCATCATTGCCGGTTCTACCGGGTCTTTTGGTGCTGGCAATTGTGATGTCTATCTAATCAAGACCGACAGCGAGGGAAATACTGTTTCAAGATAG
- a CDS encoding T9SS type A sorting domain-containing protein, giving the protein MQVVLAALIGTGILASRAFMAVSGYDITTSCNQLSFSHPPFLNPDSLNCHFVGNWPFGAPTALVTDSTRNIVFCGAGGGVYPIDVSNPTHPFILTDRLRTMGDVLNLYYNSDTLYIASYRNGFEVWDVTDPSAPNRLARFNIPGAVLDIAVRDSLAYLTCGDSGLRIFDLADLSHPREISHCLLPHAARFITLDWPYCYISGEFTMSIIDVGQPTNPHGVAACSTNYDPVRVRVLDSIAYLLCEHEMFLIDVSEPAHPVVVGYYQDPGIDDIYDLWVRDTLAYIASDDGVIVLNVTNPSNPHQIGICSTMASSIITMAGNHAFVAGNDFYVVDVTDPRNPVLIGTAPIPAGLTDDVFVSGNYAYIADCCDGLRIIDISNPTYPVEVGECSTRIWAQAVHVLGDYAYIADGRGLTIVNVTDPANPFIVGYCESLGMAHSLGLFVCDSIAYLADHGLWIINVTDPSNPTVIARYVSSPPSRDVCVNGNYAYLAADIDGLILINISDPTHPVETGRYSFEGSAFAVSLAGSYACVTGPEGLMRVIDISDPTHPYEVGRISTRDHTPDVQVYGNYAYLAACYRIIVVDIADPTNPTEVGYYYPVPSPSYGITCAGTRIFVATLSTSLQIYESPFGGIEGNRPVFKSTKLNVTPNPSRSNVQIHLSPTLLNAQYVYIYDANGRLMHKLPSREVTIWNCRDNNGRLVPAGVYFICVNDKEQLLRSVVIMR; this is encoded by the coding sequence ATGCAGGTAGTCTTGGCAGCATTAATTGGAACTGGTATACTTGCATCACGGGCATTTATGGCTGTGTCTGGTTATGATATAACAACCAGCTGTAATCAGCTCTCCTTTTCCCACCCGCCCTTTTTGAACCCTGATTCCCTGAACTGCCATTTCGTTGGTAACTGGCCGTTCGGTGCCCCAACAGCACTCGTTACAGACTCTACACGCAATATCGTTTTTTGCGGCGCTGGTGGTGGGGTTTACCCTATTGATGTTTCCAACCCAACACATCCCTTCATCCTCACCGACCGTTTAAGGACAATGGGTGATGTTTTAAACCTTTATTATAATTCTGATACCCTCTACATCGCCTCATATCGCAACGGCTTTGAGGTATGGGATGTTACGGACCCATCAGCACCAAATCGCCTGGCACGGTTTAATATACCAGGAGCAGTGTTAGATATTGCTGTTCGGGACTCTCTCGCCTATCTAACTTGTGGTGATTCGGGATTGCGCATCTTCGACCTTGCTGACCTTAGTCACCCAAGGGAAATCAGCCACTGCCTATTGCCGCACGCAGCAAGGTTCATTACCCTTGACTGGCCCTACTGTTACATTTCCGGTGAATTTACTATGAGTATCATCGATGTCGGTCAACCAACCAATCCTCATGGTGTCGCTGCTTGCTCAACAAATTATGATCCGGTTCGAGTTCGCGTGCTTGATTCAATTGCCTATCTTCTTTGCGAGCACGAAATGTTCTTGATTGATGTATCCGAACCGGCCCATCCAGTTGTGGTTGGTTATTACCAGGACCCTGGCATTGATGATATATATGACCTGTGGGTGCGGGACACGCTGGCATACATAGCGAGCGACGACGGCGTTATTGTATTAAATGTAACCAACCCATCCAATCCGCACCAAATAGGAATATGCTCCACTATGGCATCATCAATAATAACAATGGCGGGCAACCACGCCTTCGTAGCTGGTAATGACTTCTATGTTGTTGATGTTACTGACCCCCGCAACCCGGTTCTGATAGGAACGGCACCAATACCTGCTGGCTTAACTGATGATGTGTTTGTCTCAGGCAATTATGCCTACATAGCTGATTGCTGTGATGGATTGCGCATAATTGATATCTCCAATCCTACATATCCAGTTGAGGTGGGTGAGTGTTCAACTCGCATTTGGGCACAAGCGGTTCATGTCCTTGGCGATTATGCCTACATTGCTGATGGCAGGGGGCTGACAATCGTCAATGTAACCGACCCGGCAAACCCATTTATTGTTGGCTATTGCGAGTCTCTTGGGATGGCACATAGCCTTGGTTTGTTTGTCTGCGATTCTATCGCATATCTTGCTGACCATGGCTTATGGATTATAAATGTAACTGACCCGAGCAATCCTACTGTTATCGCTCGCTATGTCAGCAGCCCGCCCAGCCGCGATGTCTGCGTTAACGGTAACTACGCTTACCTCGCTGCCGATATTGACGGTCTCATCCTCATAAACATCTCTGACCCGACCCACCCGGTTGAAACCGGTCGTTACTCTTTTGAAGGCTCAGCCTTTGCTGTCAGTCTCGCTGGCTCTTATGCCTGTGTTACCGGACCTGAAGGCTTGATGCGAGTTATTGACATCTCGGATCCAACCCATCCATACGAAGTTGGACGAATTTCAACCCGCGACCATACCCCTGATGTTCAGGTTTATGGCAATTATGCCTATCTCGCTGCATGTTACCGTATCATTGTAGTTGATATTGCCGACCCGACCAATCCTACCGAAGTAGGTTATTACTACCCGGTTCCTTCACCCAGTTATGGAATTACCTGTGCCGGCACGCGCATATTTGTAGCCACATTATCTACAAGCCTGCAGATATATGAGTCGCCATTTGGGGGAATTGAAGGGAATAGACCCGTATTTAAAAGCACAAAACTCAATGTAACACCCAACCCCTCCCGCTCCAATGTCCAAATCCACCTATCGCCGACACTCCTCAATGCTCAATATGTGTATATCTACGATGCCAATGGTCGATTAATGCACAAACTCCCTTCTCGTGAGGTCACAATATGGAATTGCAGAGATAACAACGGACGCTTGGTTCCTGCAGGTGTATACTTTATCTGCGTGAACGATAAAGAACAGTTACTCAGGAGCGTAGTGATTATGAGATGA
- the mltG gene encoding endolytic transglycosylase MltG has translation MRALSVLRLLPIASLLLTSCSEQLPPAYTGPKREIIVKPKMSIAEIGNALKEKEIINSVLLFRLTSWFYNYDHRIQPGRYRFVPNTDPKLVLKMLARETPAFLFVTIPEGATQEAIARILDENGICPQDSFLAACKDTALLRSLDIPFASAEGYLFPETYEFQTGSEPKAIVQRLVRQFRITFQTLKIDSRTNLTEPQAVILASIVEKEAQVPEEFPVIAGVFLNRLRRKLPLQSCATVEYILPEHKERLSLQDLKTPSPYNTYLHTGLPPGPICNPGRLALRAVLFPARHDYLFFVSKGNGTHIFSRTPAEHQSAVNKTRKY, from the coding sequence ATGAGAGCCCTATCCGTCCTCCGTCTCTTACCTATCGCCTCGCTGCTTCTCACATCCTGTTCTGAACAACTTCCTCCTGCCTATACCGGACCGAAAAGGGAAATAATAGTGAAACCAAAAATGTCCATAGCAGAGATTGGCAATGCGCTCAAGGAAAAGGAAATCATCAACTCGGTCCTTCTTTTCCGCCTCACCTCCTGGTTCTACAACTACGACCATCGCATCCAGCCTGGCAGATACCGCTTCGTCCCCAATACCGACCCAAAACTGGTCCTCAAAATGCTTGCCCGCGAAACCCCTGCCTTTCTCTTTGTCACCATTCCTGAAGGCGCTACCCAAGAGGCGATTGCCCGCATCCTTGACGAAAACGGCATCTGCCCCCAAGACTCATTCCTTGCCGCCTGCAAGGACACCGCCCTCCTCCGCTCCCTTGACATTCCCTTTGCCAGTGCGGAAGGGTATCTCTTTCCTGAGACCTATGAGTTTCAGACCGGCTCTGAACCGAAGGCGATTGTCCAGCGTCTTGTCCGGCAGTTTCGCATCACCTTCCAAACCCTCAAAATTGACTCCCGCACCAACTTAACCGAACCACAGGCTGTAATCCTTGCCTCAATTGTAGAAAAGGAGGCACAGGTTCCTGAGGAGTTTCCCGTTATTGCCGGTGTCTTCCTCAACCGGTTAAGGCGCAAACTACCGCTTCAGTCCTGCGCCACGGTTGAATACATCCTTCCCGAACACAAGGAGCGGTTGAGCCTCCAAGACCTCAAGACCCCATCACCCTACAACACCTATCTTCACACCGGGCTTCCGCCCGGTCCAATCTGCAACCCGGGCAGGCTTGCGCTCCGGGCGGTGCTTTTTCCTGCCCGGCACGACTACCTCTTCTTTGTCTCCAAAGGCAACGGCACCCACATCTTCTCCCGCACCCCTGCCGAACACCAATCGGCAGTAAACAAAACCCGCAAATACTGA
- the ruvX gene encoding Holliday junction resolvase RuvX: MPRILCLDYGERRTGVALSDETKTIAQSLTTINHKSDEELIAAISRLAQQHEVDLIVIGLPLSLSGKPSTRSEKIRRFASRLAKTLHLPVELFDERLSTRYAERVYAEVHGRNFRPDASLPIDHIAATIILEDYLELLKRGRKQATAPEL, encoded by the coding sequence ATGCCACGAATTTTGTGTCTTGATTATGGTGAGCGCCGGACCGGGGTTGCCCTATCTGATGAAACCAAAACCATCGCCCAGAGCCTGACGACCATCAACCATAAAAGTGATGAGGAACTGATTGCCGCTATCAGCAGGCTCGCCCAGCAGCACGAGGTTGACCTGATTGTCATCGGTCTCCCTCTAAGCCTTTCGGGCAAACCCAGCACCAGAAGTGAAAAAATCCGCCGCTTCGCCTCCAGGCTTGCCAAAACCCTGCACCTGCCGGTAGAACTTTTTGACGAGCGCCTTTCCACCCGTTATGCGGAAAGGGTTTACGCCGAGGTCCACGGCAGAAATTTCCGACCCGATGCCTCCTTGCCCATTGACCACATCGCCGCCACCATCATCCTTGAAGACTACCTTGAACTGTTAAAAAGGGGACGCAAACAAGCAACTGCGCCAGAACTATGA
- the lysS gene encoding lysine--tRNA ligase, with protein MAESFDEAPLQRDVRLEKLRRLQSEGVLPYAYRYQRTHCAREIIEQYEHLSENGVEVRVCGRLMSRRRHGKTQFGHIQDSSGRVQLYFREDTLGKDFYERLELIDIGDFIGVKGEVFKTKTGEITVNVKEWTLLSKSLLPLPEKFHGLKDVEARYRQRYLDILVNPDSRRVFELRSRIITLVRRFLDSRGFVEVETPILQPIYGGAAARPFQTYYNVLEQEMFLRISDELYLKRLVVGGLERVYEIGKDFRNEGIDRTHNPEFTQLELYQAYADYNDMMMLVEEMFRFLAQELFGKTEVEYSGQRIDFGRSWHRLKFVEALKEKIEADPLELSDKMLLKLGARFGVEIKEGTSRAKILDKLFSELVQKGIVEPTFVLDHPKETTPLAKPHRDDPRLVERFEPIVCGMELGNAFSELNDPLEQRERFEEAIKRNEEFATLDEDYCQALEYGLPPTGGLGIGIDRLVMLFANQDSIRDVILFPQLKKERA; from the coding sequence ATGGCTGAATCCTTTGATGAAGCGCCCTTGCAGCGGGATGTGCGCTTAGAGAAGTTAAGGAGGCTGCAGAGCGAGGGTGTTTTGCCCTATGCCTATCGTTATCAGCGGACCCATTGCGCCCGGGAGATAATTGAGCAGTATGAGCATTTGAGCGAGAATGGGGTTGAGGTGAGGGTTTGCGGGAGATTGATGTCAAGGCGCAGGCATGGCAAGACCCAGTTCGGTCATATTCAGGACTCATCGGGAAGGGTGCAGCTCTATTTTCGGGAGGACACGCTCGGCAAGGATTTTTATGAGCGGCTGGAACTAATTGATATCGGTGATTTCATCGGTGTGAAGGGCGAGGTTTTCAAGACAAAGACCGGCGAGATTACCGTAAATGTCAAGGAATGGACGCTTTTGAGCAAGTCGCTTTTGCCCCTCCCTGAGAAGTTTCACGGTCTCAAGGATGTTGAGGCACGTTACCGGCAGCGCTATCTTGACATTTTGGTTAATCCCGATTCAAGGCGGGTCTTTGAACTGAGGTCAAGGATTATCACGCTGGTCAGGCGTTTTCTTGATTCCAGGGGCTTTGTTGAGGTGGAGACGCCGATTCTGCAGCCGATTTACGGGGGGGCCGCGGCAAGACCTTTTCAGACCTATTACAATGTTTTAGAGCAGGAGATGTTTCTGCGCATCTCGGATGAGCTCTATCTCAAGCGGCTGGTTGTGGGCGGGCTGGAAAGGGTTTATGAGATTGGCAAGGATTTCCGAAATGAGGGGATTGACAGGACGCACAATCCGGAGTTTACCCAGCTGGAGCTATATCAGGCCTATGCGGATTATAACGATATGATGATGTTAGTGGAGGAGATGTTTCGGTTCCTCGCGCAAGAGCTGTTTGGCAAGACCGAGGTTGAGTATTCCGGGCAGCGGATTGATTTTGGCAGGTCCTGGCACCGACTGAAGTTTGTTGAGGCACTTAAGGAAAAGATTGAGGCTGACCCGTTGGAGTTGAGCGATAAGATGCTTTTGAAGTTGGGGGCAAGGTTCGGGGTGGAAATTAAAGAAGGGACATCAAGGGCAAAGATTCTGGACAAACTGTTCAGTGAGTTGGTTCAGAAGGGGATTGTTGAGCCAACATTTGTGCTTGACCATCCGAAGGAGACAACCCCTCTGGCAAAACCACACCGTGATGACCCGAGGCTGGTTGAGCGGTTTGAGCCGATTGTCTGCGGGATGGAGCTTGGTAATGCCTTCAGTGAGTTGAACGACCCTTTGGAGCAGCGGGAGCGGTTTGAAGAGGCGATAAAGCGGAACGAGGAGTTTGCGACGCTGGATGAGGATTACTGCCAGGCGCTGGAATATGGGTTGCCGCCAACCGGGGGCTTGGGAATCGGAATTGACCGGCTGGTGATGCTTTTTGCCAATCAGGACTCAATTCGGGATGTGATACTTTTTCCGCAACTGAAGAAGGAAAGGGCTTGA